A genome region from Acidobacteriota bacterium includes the following:
- the nadD gene encoding nicotinate (nicotinamide) nucleotide adenylyltransferase, with protein sequence MRIGLFGGTFDPPHLGHLAACRAARDQLILDRLEVVPCGHPPHRGTPRASGAQRLAMVRLTLEGEAKLVASDRELEREGPSFTIQTLAELAAERPGAEIFLVLGGDSYDDLPGWHRHDEIEALAHLAVIARPGAAGLEALRPGDHHRVRRPDQPLPVEGRAVIPLEMEPCPYSASAIRERLARGLAPEGLAPAVLEYIRRHALYTPERSSSGMNEAPRDLLSVIQQTLAARKAENILTLDLRGRCSFADHFVICHGSSDRQVKSLAEEVQHEVRKQLGRKARAEGFQRAEWILLDFGDVIVHVFSESARDFFRLESLWQDAPRLDE encoded by the coding sequence ATGCGCATCGGCCTCTTCGGCGGCACTTTCGACCCGCCCCACCTCGGTCACCTGGCGGCGTGTCGGGCCGCACGGGACCAGTTGATCCTCGATCGCCTCGAGGTCGTCCCCTGCGGCCATCCACCGCACCGCGGGACGCCGCGGGCCAGCGGCGCCCAGCGCCTGGCCATGGTGAGGCTCACCCTCGAAGGCGAGGCGAAGCTGGTGGCGTCGGACCGTGAACTCGAACGGGAAGGCCCCTCCTTCACCATCCAGACCCTGGCCGAACTGGCCGCCGAGCGCCCCGGGGCCGAGATCTTTCTCGTCCTCGGCGGCGACTCCTACGACGACCTGCCCGGCTGGCATCGGCACGACGAAATCGAGGCCCTGGCCCACTTGGCGGTGATCGCCCGTCCCGGCGCCGCCGGACTCGAGGCGCTGCGGCCGGGCGACCATCACCGCGTGCGCCGACCCGACCAGCCCCTGCCCGTCGAGGGCCGGGCCGTGATCCCCCTCGAAATGGAGCCCTGCCCGTACTCTGCCAGCGCCATCCGCGAGCGCCTGGCCCGGGGCCTGGCCCCCGAAGGGCTGGCCCCCGCGGTACTCGAATACATTCGCCGGCACGCACTCTACACACCCGAGAGGAGTTCTTCCGGGATGAACGAAGCCCCCCGTGACCTGTTGTCCGTCATCCAGCAGACCCTGGCCGCCCGCAAGGCGGAAAACATCCTGACCCTCGACCTGCGCGGCCGCTGCAGCTTCGCCGATCACTTCGTGATCTGCCACGGCAGCTCCGATCGCCAGGTCAAGTCCCTGGCCGAAGAAGTGCAGCACGAGGTGCGCAAGCAGCTCGGCCGGAAGGCCCGGGCGGAAGGCTTCCAGCGCGCCGAGTGGATCCTGCTCGACTTCGGCGACGTGATCGTCCACGTCTTCTCCGAAAGCGCCCGGGACTTCTTCCGCCTCGAATCCCTCTGGCAGGACGCCCCCCGTCTCGACGAGTAG
- the obgE gene encoding GTPase ObgE, translating into MFLDEVTITVAGGDGGAGCVAFRREKYVAKGGPSGGDGGAGGSVWLVGDPSENTLLRYRFRKEYRADKGRPGEGSRRTGRGGEDLLLKVPTGTQVFDEDGTQLLADIVEPGQRFLAAGGGRGGKGNAHFANSVRQTPRFAQPGEPGEVRTLRLVLKLMADIGLVGFPNAGKSTLISRISAAKPEIADYPFTTLVPHLGVVDAGDYRSFVVADIPGLIEGAHQGRGLGDRFLRHVERCRALAILVDVSSGAERAPEATVEGLERELEAYNPELARRKRLLVATKIDAMDDAQALEALEALARRRNLPIVAVSAVSGQGLDTLRHLFAAQALGEG; encoded by the coding sequence ATGTTCCTCGACGAAGTCACGATTACGGTCGCCGGCGGTGACGGCGGGGCGGGTTGCGTCGCCTTCCGCCGGGAGAAGTACGTCGCCAAGGGCGGCCCCTCCGGGGGTGACGGGGGCGCGGGGGGTTCGGTCTGGCTCGTCGGCGACCCGTCGGAGAACACCCTGCTGCGCTATCGCTTCCGCAAGGAATACCGCGCCGACAAGGGACGCCCCGGCGAGGGGTCCCGCCGCACGGGCCGGGGCGGCGAAGACCTGCTGCTGAAAGTCCCCACCGGAACCCAGGTCTTCGACGAGGACGGCACACAACTGCTGGCGGACATCGTCGAACCCGGCCAGCGATTCCTCGCCGCCGGTGGTGGAAGGGGCGGCAAGGGCAACGCCCACTTCGCCAACTCCGTGAGGCAGACTCCCCGCTTCGCCCAACCCGGAGAGCCGGGCGAGGTCCGCACGCTCAGGCTGGTGCTCAAGCTGATGGCCGACATCGGCCTGGTGGGCTTTCCCAACGCGGGCAAGAGTACCCTGATCTCCCGCATCTCCGCCGCCAAGCCGGAGATCGCCGACTACCCCTTCACCACCCTGGTGCCCCACCTGGGGGTGGTGGACGCCGGCGACTACCGCTCCTTCGTCGTCGCCGACATTCCGGGGCTGATCGAGGGGGCCCACCAGGGCCGCGGCCTGGGAGACCGCTTCCTGCGCCACGTGGAGCGCTGCCGGGCGCTGGCGATCCTGGTGGATGTCTCCTCGGGCGCCGAGCGCGCCCCCGAGGCCACCGTCGAGGGTCTCGAGCGGGAGCTGGAGGCCTACAACCCCGAACTGGCCCGGCGCAAGCGCCTGCTGGTGGCGACCAAGATCGACGCGATGGACGATGCCCAGGCCCTCGAAGCCCTCGAAGCCCTGGCCCGACGGCGGAACCTGCCCATCGTGGCCGTCTCCGCTGTCAGCGGCCAGGGCCTCGACACCCTGCGCCACCTCTTCGCCGCCCAGGCCCTCGGGGAGGGCTGA
- a CDS encoding tetratricopeptide repeat protein — MRIRTFIAVILLLSFAAGIVFILLPNREILELRVDLAGHHVPVWGALLGAFAAGSLISLAFQITGWGRTAYTRARSLWSTRGREAAGRSVETGRQAEREGRLEDAIAAYQQAIERSPGDFRSLMRLGDALRRAGRSAEAVGIHERARRIEPDSDEPGHALALDYLESGRLEDARRELTSLVKKNPRGAIGPLRQLRDLEIRAGEWEAAADAARRLATACSRSGAVPLDRLQDLGLRTQIALRRLEAGEARAAAGLLRKLLRKEGEYIPARITLAQALARAGDAPAAREALLEGFRATGEPALLDALAALDLDRGHPEEAISSLRGLIAAQHFPAAARWALGKLYLRLEMHDEAVDQFELILEEVEDHPLVLFHLAQAEERRDNASRAAELYRHVLETQGPAEAYCSACGWHLEEWSERCPGCGHFGTVATALSPAIAETGAALARQPT, encoded by the coding sequence ATGCGCATCCGAACCTTCATCGCCGTCATTCTGCTGCTCTCCTTTGCGGCGGGAATCGTCTTCATCCTGCTGCCCAACCGCGAGATCCTCGAGTTGCGCGTCGACCTGGCCGGCCACCACGTGCCGGTGTGGGGCGCCCTGCTCGGCGCCTTCGCCGCCGGCTCGCTGATCAGCCTCGCCTTCCAGATCACCGGCTGGGGCCGTACGGCCTATACGCGGGCCCGCTCCCTGTGGAGCACCCGCGGCCGCGAGGCCGCCGGGCGCAGCGTCGAGACGGGGCGTCAAGCCGAACGGGAAGGGCGCCTCGAAGACGCCATCGCCGCCTACCAGCAGGCCATCGAACGCTCTCCCGGTGACTTCCGTTCCCTGATGCGCCTGGGTGACGCCTTGCGGCGAGCCGGACGCAGCGCGGAGGCCGTGGGCATCCACGAGCGGGCCCGGCGCATCGAACCGGACAGCGACGAACCGGGCCACGCCCTGGCCCTCGACTACCTGGAGAGCGGACGCCTCGAAGACGCCAGGCGGGAATTGACCTCCCTGGTGAAGAAAAACCCTCGGGGCGCCATCGGCCCCCTGCGCCAACTGCGGGACCTGGAGATTCGCGCCGGCGAGTGGGAAGCCGCCGCGGACGCGGCTCGCCGCCTGGCCACGGCCTGCTCACGCAGCGGCGCGGTGCCCCTCGATCGCCTCCAGGACCTGGGCCTGCGGACCCAGATCGCCCTCCGGCGCCTGGAAGCCGGAGAGGCCCGGGCCGCAGCCGGCCTGCTGCGCAAGCTGTTGCGCAAGGAGGGCGAATACATCCCCGCCCGCATCACCCTGGCCCAGGCCCTGGCCCGGGCCGGCGACGCTCCCGCCGCCCGGGAAGCCCTGCTCGAGGGCTTCCGCGCCACCGGCGAGCCGGCCCTCCTCGACGCCCTGGCGGCCCTCGACCTCGATCGCGGCCATCCCGAGGAGGCCATCTCCAGCCTGAGGGGGCTGATCGCCGCCCAGCATTTCCCAGCCGCGGCCCGCTGGGCCCTGGGCAAGCTCTACCTGCGTCTCGAGATGCACGACGAGGCGGTGGACCAGTTCGAACTGATTCTCGAGGAGGTGGAAGACCACCCCCTGGTTCTCTTCCACCTGGCCCAGGCCGAGGAACGCCGGGACAACGCTTCCCGGGCCGCCGAACTCTACCGCCACGTCCTCGAGACCCAGGGCCCCGCAGAGGCCTACTGCAGCGCCTGCGGCTGGCATCTCGAAGAGTGGAGCGAGCGCTGCCCGGGCTGCGGACACTTCGGCACCGTGGCCACCGCCCTGTCGCCTGCCATCGCGGAGACCGGTGCCGCCCTGGCCCGCCAGCCGACTTGA
- the rpmA gene encoding 50S ribosomal protein L27 produces the protein MAHKKAGGSSRNGRDSQSKRLGVKRFAGQFVRAGNILCRQRGTPIRPGEGVGRGKDDTLFALIDGVVRFHDRGRHGRYVLVEPRQD, from the coding sequence ATGGCTCACAAGAAAGCCGGCGGATCTTCCCGCAACGGTCGTGACAGTCAATCCAAGCGCCTGGGCGTCAAGCGTTTCGCCGGCCAGTTCGTCAGGGCCGGTAACATTCTCTGTCGTCAGCGGGGCACGCCGATCCGCCCCGGCGAAGGCGTCGGTCGGGGTAAGGACGACACCCTCTTCGCCCTGATCGACGGCGTCGTGCGTTTCCACGATCGCGGTCGTCACGGTCGCTACGTTCTCGTCGAGCCCAGGCAGGACTGA
- a CDS encoding 23S rRNA (pseudouridine(1915)-N(3))-methyltransferase RlmH, whose product MAEWLEVITVGRTRRGPLLDLEEDYLRRLERLGGCRRRVVPPSKKAPAALRRREEGEALADLRRRRGLTVALDASGRGFDSPTFQRWLLEARGRGGVSFLIGGPDGLHTSTLAAADLKLALGPMTLPHELALVVLLEQLYRALAAEQGHPYARH is encoded by the coding sequence ATGGCGGAATGGCTGGAAGTGATCACCGTCGGCAGGACCCGCCGCGGTCCCCTGCTCGACCTGGAAGAGGACTACCTGCGCCGCCTCGAGCGCCTCGGCGGCTGCCGACGGCGCGTGGTGCCACCCTCGAAAAAGGCCCCGGCCGCCCTCCGGCGCCGGGAAGAAGGCGAAGCGCTGGCCGACCTGCGCCGCCGCCGGGGCCTGACCGTGGCCCTCGATGCCTCGGGTCGCGGCTTCGACTCCCCGACCTTCCAGCGCTGGCTGCTCGAGGCCCGGGGCCGGGGCGGCGTGAGCTTCCTCATCGGCGGACCCGATGGCCTGCACACCTCCACCCTCGCCGCGGCCGACCTGAAACTCGCCCTGGGCCCGATGACCCTGCCCCACGAACTGGCCCTCGTCGTGCTCCTCGAACAGCTCTACCGGGCCCTGGCCGCTGAACAGGGCCACCCCTATGCCAGGCACTAA
- a CDS encoding phosphoribosyltransferase family protein, translating into MNDRLARWLGGLFPGTCLFCDGELPPCASFSACPACWLSLPPLPEAGAAPRDPPGPLLAGIVAPFRYEGDTVVLHRRMKFAGALELAIPCGRRMAAAWQIAGPWRPDLLLPVPPDPLRWGPRRRVSRALARILGGRLGVAVDPRAARKTRHTPPLSSLDARGRRGRLQGAFSVRASRVEGRRILLVDDVCTTGSTLAALAETLHQAGAGTVAACVLARTPRRPSGGRKGRSSASLSDGIVFPCPDGGRAPPRADRMESS; encoded by the coding sequence TTGAACGACCGCCTCGCCCGTTGGCTCGGGGGGCTCTTTCCCGGCACCTGCCTGTTCTGTGACGGGGAACTTCCCCCCTGCGCGTCCTTCTCCGCCTGCCCCGCCTGCTGGCTGTCGCTGCCGCCCCTGCCCGAGGCCGGTGCCGCCCCGCGTGACCCGCCCGGCCCCCTGCTCGCGGGCATCGTCGCCCCCTTCCGCTACGAGGGCGACACCGTGGTGCTCCACCGCCGGATGAAGTTCGCCGGCGCGCTGGAACTGGCGATCCCCTGCGGGCGGCGCATGGCCGCGGCCTGGCAGATCGCGGGACCCTGGCGGCCGGACCTGCTGCTGCCGGTGCCTCCCGATCCCCTCCGTTGGGGTCCCCGGCGGCGGGTCAGCCGGGCGCTGGCCCGTATCCTCGGCGGCCGGCTCGGTGTCGCGGTCGATCCTCGGGCCGCCCGGAAGACCCGGCACACGCCCCCCCTCTCGAGTCTCGACGCGCGCGGGCGCCGGGGCCGGCTCCAGGGGGCTTTCTCGGTTCGCGCCTCCCGGGTGGAGGGCCGCCGGATCCTGCTGGTCGACGACGTCTGCACCACCGGCAGCACCCTCGCCGCCCTGGCCGAAACCCTGCATCAGGCCGGGGCCGGCACCGTGGCGGCCTGCGTCCTGGCCCGGACGCCGCGGCGCCCGTCCGGTGGGCGGAAGGGGCGGAGTTCGGCTAGTCTGTCCGACGGCATCGTTTTTCCCTGCCCGGACGGGGGCCGCGCGCCGCCCCGGGCCGATCGAATGGAGTCGTCGTGA